The Pseudomonadota bacterium DNA segment GCGGATCCCCGGCGCGATCGTCGCGTACACCGACGGCGCGTGCCTCGGCAACCCGGGCCCGGCCGGGCTCGGCTACGTGATCGTCGAGGCGGACGGCCGGCGCGTGCAGCGCGGCGAGCCGCTCGGCCGCGGGACGAACAACGTCGCGGAGCTGACCGCGATCCTGCGGGTGCTCGACATCCTCTCGGGGTGCGCGGCGCCGCTCGTCGTCTACACGGACAGCACGTACGCGATAGGCGTGCTCACCCAGGGATGGAAGGCCAAGGCGAACGTCGAGCTCGTCGCCGAGATCAGGGAGCGGCTGCGGCGGTTCCCGCGCGTCGAGCTGCGCAAGGTCGCGGGGCACGCGGGCGTGCCGGAGAACGAGCTCGTCGACGACCTCGCGCGCCGCGCGGCCGCGGGGCAGCTCCCCGTCGAGTGACGGGGCGGGAGCGTGGAGATGCCGAGGACGCGGGTCGCGGTGACGGCGGTGGGCGCGGTGAGCGCGGCGGGGAGCGATGCGGCGGCGTACGCGGCGGCGCTGCGGGCGCCCCGGCGGGCGTTCGGGCCGCCGCGCCGGATCGATCTCGCGCTCGACGTCGTGGTGGGCGAGGTCGATCCCACGTGGTTCGCGACGTGCGGCTGGAAGGCGGCCGAGAGCCCGACGGGCGCGTTGTGCCTGGCGGCGGCGCAGGAGTGCGCGGCGACGGGCGCGCGGCGGGGCGCGCCCAAGCCGGACGGCCTCGTGCTCGGCACGAGCACGGGCGGACAGTCGCGGAACGAGGACGTGGTGCTCGCGCTCCTCGGCGGCGCCGCACAGGACGGTTTCTCGTACCGTGCGGCCGGGAGCATGGCCTCCCCGGCGCGGCTCGTCTCGCGGGAGCTCGGGCTCAAAGGCCCGGTACAGACCGTGTCGACCGCGTGCACGTCCTCCGCGAACGCGATCGCCCTGGGCGCGGCGTGGATCCGGTCGGGGCGCTGCCGCGCCGTCCTCGCGGGGGGAGGCGACGCGCTCTGCCGGACGACGATCGCGAGCTTCAGCGCCCTCGAGCTGACCGGGGCGTTCATGTGCACGCCGTTCGGCCCCGGGCGCCCGGGCCTGACGCTCGGGGAGGGCGCGGCGTTCCTCCTCCTCGAGCCGCTGGGCGCCGTCGTCGCCGAGGGGCGGACGCCGCTCGCCGAGATCGAGGGCGCGGGCCTGAGCTGCGACGCGCACCACATGACCGCGCCGCCCGAGGACGGCGCCGGGGCCGAGCTCGCGATGCGCCGGGCGCTCGCCGACGCGGGGCGCAGGCAAGAGGAGGTGCACCACGTCAACGCGCACGGCACGGGCACGAAGCTCAACGACGCGGCCGAGGCGCGCGCGATCGCGCGGCTTTTCCCGTCGCGGCCGTGGGTCATGTCGTGCAAGGGGCTCATCGGGCACACGCTCGGCGGCGCGGGCGCGCTCGAGGCGGTTGCCGCGGTGATCTCGATCCGCGAGCGCCGCGCGTTCGAGAACCTGGGCGCCGCGATCCCGGATCCCGAGTGCGACGTCGCGCTCGTCGGACCGGGCGGGGTCGACCTGCCCGAGCACCCGGTCGTGCTGTCGAGTTCGTTCGCGTTCGGCGGCAACAACTGCGCGCTCGTCCTCTCGGCCGCGGACGGAGGGGCGCGATGACGCGGCTCTTCGTCCACGGGTTCGGCGCCTGCGCGATCGGCGACGGATCGCCCTTCGTCGACGGGCTCGCCGAGCTGCCCGACGTGCCGATCAAGGAGTACGCCTCCCCCGCCGCGCGGCGCCGCTACGGGCGGGTGGCGCGGCTGATGTACGTCTCGGCGATGCGCGCGCTCGCAGATGCGCAGGTCGCGGATCCGTCCGAGGTCGCGGTGGTCGCGGGCACGGCCATGGGCGAGCTGCGCGCGAGCCTCGAGCTCGTGGGGCAGATCCACGCGACGCGCGGCGCCCGGGTGAGCCCCGCGCTCGTGCCGAACTCCGTGCACAACGCGCCCGCCGGCCACCTGACGATCGGTCTCAAGAACCGCGCGCCGTCCGTGACCGTGAGCCAGGGGTGGCTGTCGGCCGAGGCGGCGATCGCCGCGGCGCGCGACCTGCTCGAGGCCACCGGCTTCGATAGGGCGCTGGTCGTCGTCGGGGACGAGGTCGACGCGACGTGGGCCGATCGCCTGCGGGCCTGCGGCGCGGCGTCGCTCGCGGCGCAGCTCGAAGCCGAGAGGTTTCAGGAGGGCGCCGCGGCGCTCGTGCTCGGGCGCGAGCCGGGCGGGCGATCGCTCGGGACGATCGAGGCGGCGGTCGAGCGGTCGGACGATGTCCCCGCACGGGCGCAGGAGATCCTCGCGCGGATCCAGGCCGAGGGGGCGAGGCCGGACGTGCGCCTGCGGTCCGGCGCGGGAGGGGAGAGGCTGCGCGGGGCCGTCGGCGGCGAGGTCGCCGGGCCGGGGCAGGGGACCTCCCAGGTCGGCGCGCTCCTCGAGCTCTTCCGTCACCTCCGCGGGGAGGGCTCCTGCGACGCGCTCATCCTCGGGGCGGAGCTCGACGAGCTCGGCTGGATCCGCTACCGGCGATAGCGTCCGCCCTTCGATCCTTTTCGGCAGGGTTGTTGAGACTCGCGATGAACTGCCGTACGCTGAGTCGAGAGCGGAGAGAAACGAATGAGAAAAGCTGCGGTAGGAATCCAAGATGATAGGCTCGCCGAGCTTTGCCGGCGGCACCACATCCGCAAGCTCTCCCTGTTCGGCTCGGTGCTCACCGAGGCGTTCGGGCCGGAGAGCGACGTGGACGTGCTCGTGGAGTTCGAGCCCGGGCATACGCCGGGTTTGGCGATCATCCGCATCGAGGACGAGATCTCCGAGATGCTCGACGGGCGGAAGGTCGATCTCGTCATTGAGCCGGCGCTGAACCGGCGTCTCAGGAAGCGCGTCCTCGAGACCGCGGAGGTGCGGTATGCCGCCGAAGGATGATCTCGTCTATCTCGGGCACATGCTCGACATGGCGCGAAAGGTGTCGGCGAAAACAGCTGGACTGACGCGGGAATCGTTCGACGACAACGAAGATCTCAGATTGGCGTTCGCCCACCTCGTGCAGGTCATCGGAGAGGCGGCGCGATGCGTATCCGAGGACGGCAGGCGGCGGCATCCCGGGATTCCGTGGCGCGAGCTGGCGGGAATTCGAAACAAGATCGTGCACGACTACATGGACATCAGCTTCGATGTCGTATGGGCCGTCGTAACCCAGGACATCCCTCCTTGCTGCATGAGCTTGAATACGCTGTGCCGGAGGACGAGGAGTCACCGTAGGGTTCTCGCCGTTCCGAGGTCGAGCGTCTGATGAAATCGTGGAATTGAACGCGGCCGGTGCCCGAGGTGATGCACTCTCGTTCCGCAGAGTGCGGCGTTTCGATGGTATCATCAGCCCACATCGGGGGTGAGAGATGACGAGCAGAACTGAGCACCGACTGGCGTTTTTGGTCCGCGTCCTTGCCGTCCTTGTTGTCCCTGCCGTCCTTTTCTCGAGCTGCGCGAAGGATGCGAGGGACGACAACGACGCCGGCGACACCGACACCGACACCGACGCCGATACCGACACGGACGCCGATACCGACACGGATACCGACACGGATGCAGACACCGATACCGATACAGACACCGATACCGACACGGATAGCGATATAGACGCGGACACGGACACCGATACGGACACCGACACGGACACCGACACGGACGCTCCTCCTGGGTGCACAGGTGTGCTCAGCTTCAGCGACACCGACTTTGAGAACGCGGTGAGGTTGGCCATCGATGAACCGACAGGTGATCTGTTTTGGGAAGACGTCGCGGCGCTGGACAGCATTTACGCCTATTACGAAGACATCGACTCGCTCGGTGGCGCGGAGTGCCTGACCGCCTTGGCAACTGCGGAGTTGGAAGGAAATCAGATCTCGGACGTCAGCCCGCTTTCCGGCCTCAACGAGCTCACCTATCTGGGCATGTCGCACAACCTCGTCGGAGACTTCGGCGCCTTGAGCGGGCTGCCTGCGCTTGTGCACCTCGATTTGAGAGACAACTTGATTTCAGTGATTCCCGACCTGAGCGGCCTCACGGCCTTGGTAGATCTCAGACTCGATGGAAATTCAATCGTGGACATAGGCGGCGTTGCAGGATTGGACACGCTGCAAGTGCTGACGCTCTTCGACAATCAGATCACGGACATCACCCCGTTGAGCGGGATCGGCACGCTGACGTCCCTCGACCTCTCCTCCAACCAAGTTGCGAGCATCGAGGCTCTGGCCGATCTCGTTGCCCTCGACTCTCTGAGCCTTTCGTCCAATCAGATAGTGGATGTCAGCACCTTGAGTTCGCTCGCCGCACTGCAGCACCTGTGGCTGGAAGACAATTTGATTGTCGACATCGGTTCACTGAGTGGACTTGTTGCCTTGGAGGGCCTGGCGCTGAGTAATAATCAAATCATAGATGTCGGTCCCTTGAGCGACCACTCCGCCCTTACCATTCTGTTGGTGGACGGAAACCAGATTGTGGACATCAGCGCGCTGAACGGCTTGGCGGCAGTCGTCTACCTGAGACTGAACGACAATGGCATCGTAGACATCTCCGCGCTGAGCACGTTCTCGTCGTTGAACACGCTGCACATCGAGAGCAATCAGGTCGTGGATCTCGGACCGCTGGGTGCCCTCCCCAACGTGGACTACCTGTACTTGAACAGCAATCAGATCACCGATCTGGGCGCCCTGGTTGCCAACGCCGAGGTCGATGCCGATGACTACGTGGACCTATCCGGCAATCCGCTCGACTGTGCGGCCCAAGCCGACAACCTCCAGGCGCTCGTCGATCGCGGGG contains these protein-coding regions:
- a CDS encoding DUF86 domain-containing protein; amino-acid sequence: MPPKDDLVYLGHMLDMARKVSAKTAGLTRESFDDNEDLRLAFAHLVQVIGEAARCVSEDGRRRHPGIPWRELAGIRNKIVHDYMDISFDVVWAVVTQDIPPCCMSLNTLCRRTRSHRRVLAVPRSSV
- a CDS encoding ribonuclease HI; the encoded protein is MRLVEMLFRGNRVFVEADAEGKPVVREGRASMRYKPDAEQVYHPSPANLAAIAGGGAPPSASSGLRFEAPPLKKAPKRKAPAAAAPAPGARIPGAIVAYTDGACLGNPGPAGLGYVIVEADGRRVQRGEPLGRGTNNVAELTAILRVLDILSGCAAPLVVYTDSTYAIGVLTQGWKAKANVELVAEIRERLRRFPRVELRKVAGHAGVPENELVDDLARRAAAGQLPVE
- a CDS encoding beta-ketoacyl-[acyl-carrier-protein] synthase family protein, translated to MPRTRVAVTAVGAVSAAGSDAAAYAAALRAPRRAFGPPRRIDLALDVVVGEVDPTWFATCGWKAAESPTGALCLAAAQECAATGARRGAPKPDGLVLGTSTGGQSRNEDVVLALLGGAAQDGFSYRAAGSMASPARLVSRELGLKGPVQTVSTACTSSANAIALGAAWIRSGRCRAVLAGGGDALCRTTIASFSALELTGAFMCTPFGPGRPGLTLGEGAAFLLLEPLGAVVAEGRTPLAEIEGAGLSCDAHHMTAPPEDGAGAELAMRRALADAGRRQEEVHHVNAHGTGTKLNDAAEARAIARLFPSRPWVMSCKGLIGHTLGGAGALEAVAAVISIRERRAFENLGAAIPDPECDVALVGPGGVDLPEHPVVLSSSFAFGGNNCALVLSAADGGAR
- a CDS encoding beta-ketoacyl synthase chain length factor, translated to MTRLFVHGFGACAIGDGSPFVDGLAELPDVPIKEYASPAARRRYGRVARLMYVSAMRALADAQVADPSEVAVVAGTAMGELRASLELVGQIHATRGARVSPALVPNSVHNAPAGHLTIGLKNRAPSVTVSQGWLSAEAAIAAARDLLEATGFDRALVVVGDEVDATWADRLRACGAASLAAQLEAERFQEGAAALVLGREPGGRSLGTIEAAVERSDDVPARAQEILARIQAEGARPDVRLRSGAGGERLRGAVGGEVAGPGQGTSQVGALLELFRHLRGEGSCDALILGAELDELGWIRYRR
- a CDS encoding leucine-rich repeat domain-containing protein; translation: MTSRTEHRLAFLVRVLAVLVVPAVLFSSCAKDARDDNDAGDTDTDTDADTDTDADTDTDTDTDADTDTDTDTDTDTDSDIDADTDTDTDTDTDTDTDAPPGCTGVLSFSDTDFENAVRLAIDEPTGDLFWEDVAALDSIYAYYEDIDSLGGAECLTALATAELEGNQISDVSPLSGLNELTYLGMSHNLVGDFGALSGLPALVHLDLRDNLISVIPDLSGLTALVDLRLDGNSIVDIGGVAGLDTLQVLTLFDNQITDITPLSGIGTLTSLDLSSNQVASIEALADLVALDSLSLSSNQIVDVSTLSSLAALQHLWLEDNLIVDIGSLSGLVALEGLALSNNQIIDVGPLSDHSALTILLVDGNQIVDISALNGLAAVVYLRLNDNGIVDISALSTFSSLNTLHIESNQVVDLGPLGALPNVDYLYLNSNQITDLGALVANAEVDADDYVDLSGNPLDCAAQADNLQALVDRGVSLISDCP
- a CDS encoding nucleotidyltransferase family protein produces the protein MRKAAVGIQDDRLAELCRRHHIRKLSLFGSVLTEAFGPESDVDVLVEFEPGHTPGLAIIRIEDEISEMLDGRKVDLVIEPALNRRLRKRVLETAEVRYAAEG